A genomic window from Treponema maltophilum ATCC 51939 includes:
- the pepF gene encoding oligoendopeptidase F: MDQRHIPLRSAVKAEDKWNLESLFKTYGEWEEALKQIPQYAEKLASFKGRVAENLLETLKLYERMEQTAEKVGVYASLLTAQDEGDSSAQDKMGRYMMASSAAEAQISFFIPEIQAVPEKTIAECLTKNEAKNFAVWLQKILRLKKYILSEKEERLFALQSESMQTPSTAFSMLTNVDMDFGKVQTPEGELPLSQASWSAFMLNENRDIRKTAYAQFYRAFDSHKHTIASLYAGSVNQDVYRARARGYASSLERALFPDKVGEDVYRTLIAVVRSHFPVLHRYYAILKKALGVSELRHYDVYMPLTKRVRFITPYDKAVDILREALAPLGTEYTQTLCAGLRSGWVDRYENKGKRSGAFSSGAYTGYPYILMNYKEDVIRDVFTLAHEGGHSMHSWYSARNNPFMQYGYTIFEAEVASTFNEQLLFQYLLAHTEKEDEKLYLLCTRASDILATLFRQTMFAEFELKVHEAVEKGTPLAADYCRAVYRKLLEDYFGPDMVLEPESDLECLRIPHFYSAFYVYKYATGISASLSLAQRVTKGGKAELDDYFKFLKSGGTLYPVETLRLAGVDMEKTEPIETAVGIFAALLDEIEKNLTKK; encoded by the coding sequence ATGGATCAACGGCATATACCTTTGCGTTCCGCGGTAAAGGCGGAAGATAAATGGAACCTCGAATCGCTGTTTAAAACGTACGGGGAATGGGAAGAAGCTTTAAAACAAATACCGCAATACGCCGAAAAACTGGCCTCGTTTAAGGGCCGCGTAGCGGAGAATCTGCTCGAAACGCTTAAACTGTACGAGCGCATGGAGCAAACCGCCGAAAAAGTCGGCGTCTACGCGTCCTTGCTGACCGCCCAGGATGAAGGCGACAGCAGCGCTCAGGACAAAATGGGCCGCTATATGATGGCGTCGAGCGCCGCAGAAGCGCAAATCAGTTTTTTTATACCCGAAATACAGGCCGTACCGGAAAAGACCATCGCCGAATGCCTTACAAAAAACGAAGCGAAAAACTTTGCGGTATGGCTACAAAAGATACTGCGTTTAAAAAAATATATTTTAAGCGAAAAAGAAGAGCGGCTTTTTGCCCTGCAAAGCGAAAGCATGCAGACGCCTTCGACGGCTTTTTCCATGCTCACGAATGTCGATATGGATTTCGGCAAAGTGCAAACGCCCGAAGGCGAGCTCCCCTTAAGTCAGGCGTCGTGGTCGGCCTTTATGCTGAACGAAAACCGCGACATACGCAAAACCGCCTATGCGCAGTTTTACCGTGCGTTCGATTCTCACAAACATACAATCGCTTCGCTGTATGCCGGAAGCGTCAACCAGGACGTGTACAGGGCACGTGCGCGCGGTTATGCATCCTCTCTTGAACGCGCGCTTTTTCCCGACAAGGTCGGCGAAGACGTATACAGAACGCTTATCGCCGTTGTGCGCTCGCACTTTCCCGTTTTGCACCGCTATTACGCCATCTTAAAAAAAGCGCTCGGTGTTTCCGAACTGCGTCACTACGACGTATACATGCCGCTTACAAAACGCGTGCGCTTTATAACACCGTACGACAAAGCCGTCGATATTTTGCGCGAAGCGCTCGCGCCCTTGGGTACCGAGTACACGCAAACGTTGTGCGCCGGCCTTCGTTCCGGTTGGGTTGACCGCTACGAAAACAAGGGCAAAAGAAGCGGCGCTTTTTCGTCGGGCGCGTATACCGGTTATCCGTACATTCTTATGAATTATAAAGAAGACGTTATACGCGACGTCTTTACCCTTGCGCACGAAGGCGGACATTCGATGCATTCGTGGTATTCGGCGCGCAACAATCCGTTTATGCAGTACGGGTATACGATATTCGAAGCCGAAGTCGCCTCCACGTTTAACGAACAGCTTTTGTTTCAATATTTGCTTGCGCACACCGAAAAAGAAGACGAAAAGCTGTACTTGCTTTGCACGCGCGCATCGGACATTTTGGCCACTCTTTTCCGCCAAACCATGTTTGCCGAATTCGAATTGAAAGTTCACGAAGCGGTCGAAAAAGGAACGCCGCTGGCCGCCGATTATTGCCGCGCCGTATACCGTAAGCTGCTGGAAGATTATTTCGGCCCCGATATGGTTCTTGAGCCGGAAAGCGATCTTGAATGCCTGCGCATTCCGCATTTTTACAGCGCTTTTTACGTATACAAATACGCTACCGGTATCTCCGCCTCTCTTTCCCTTGCGCAGCGCGTTACAAAGGGCGGCAAGGCCGAACTTGACGATTATTTCAAATTCCTTAAATCGGGCGGTACTTTGTACCCCGTCGAAACGCTGCGTTTGGCCGGAGTCGATATGGAAAAAACGGAACCGATAGAAACGGCCGTCGGAATTTTTGCCGCGTTGCTTGACGAAATAGAGAAAAATCTTACAAAAAAGTGA
- a CDS encoding MFS transporter, giving the protein MAVLSKYQITQGRRLYGIFSALNSASFALVTGNVLVVYAMYLNAGNAAIGLINAFASLSFFAIPLGKILAQKRPIMRVYADSWMLRNASLLPLLTIPLFVKAGLPQWGLFCILLGTFGFNFFRGVGLVANNPVISDLTPGKDRGSFLVFLSVVNNTAALITILLLAIALHFGDSLVVLSAAMFVGIILGFMASFLLYKMPSSAQNTGPSNGSFSKNFIAAVHDRNFRIYIAAFSVVTLGVGMARPFIVVYCREVYMQPDSVITFISFFMTFGALCMGLVSRVFIDKIGAKPIYLLFTVLSLLSLIPTLISPNITTAIAAFIFLSLLAFICNLGFSGQENAAQTYFFGMFPQEAVIDMGVVYFLVMGAAGAAGSLLGGVLLDAFKDTGLSYPDVYRVFFVLQIIIIGIGFCLQIKLKTLGSYSLKEALPLFFSPRDIRGLGLLYKLDRSKQENEQTALLNELRFSNTAAAASQFAELLGSPSYAVRMRALAGMESLPALNKALEDALLREAEDGIFTTAAKAARTLGLFNVKRSVPVLKKQIGSDDYLLCGECMTALARMGETKFQLEIGQKLASTDNAHILLKGIRAMELYADSASVFILLNVLRAHAQKSDVRHEVMLALSTIMGISQAFYPSYCQYAENPDEAEVILTDLFDEISAHKKLAQNVFPPLIGEFLKDPAKADEFCRNIRVYAKQNGGVVCATLISCIPDAELTSCDCFRFFLCFWVLMLLGNPKLLEK; this is encoded by the coding sequence ATGGCCGTTTTGTCGAAATATCAAATCACTCAGGGCAGACGCTTGTACGGAATTTTTTCGGCCCTTAATTCCGCATCTTTTGCACTCGTTACGGGGAACGTTCTCGTCGTGTACGCAATGTATTTGAATGCGGGAAATGCCGCAATCGGCTTGATAAACGCCTTCGCTTCGCTGTCGTTTTTTGCCATTCCGCTGGGCAAAATCCTTGCGCAAAAGCGCCCCATTATGCGGGTTTACGCCGATTCGTGGATGCTGCGCAACGCTTCGCTTTTGCCCCTGCTGACGATTCCGCTGTTTGTAAAGGCGGGACTTCCGCAATGGGGACTTTTTTGCATTTTACTGGGAACCTTCGGTTTTAACTTTTTCAGGGGCGTCGGACTCGTCGCAAACAATCCGGTTATAAGCGATTTGACGCCCGGAAAAGATCGCGGCAGTTTTTTGGTTTTTTTGTCGGTCGTAAACAATACGGCGGCGCTTATAACGATTTTGCTGCTTGCAATCGCTTTGCATTTCGGAGATTCGCTTGTCGTGCTGAGCGCCGCAATGTTCGTCGGCATAATACTGGGCTTTATGGCCTCGTTTTTGCTGTATAAAATGCCCTCAAGCGCACAAAATACGGGCCCTTCAAACGGAAGTTTTTCGAAGAATTTTATTGCCGCCGTTCACGACAGAAATTTCAGAATTTATATTGCGGCTTTTTCGGTCGTTACCCTCGGCGTCGGCATGGCGCGCCCTTTTATTGTCGTTTACTGCCGCGAAGTATACATGCAGCCGGACAGTGTTATTACCTTTATTTCGTTTTTTATGACCTTCGGCGCTTTATGCATGGGACTTGTGTCGCGTGTTTTTATCGATAAAATCGGCGCGAAACCCATTTATCTGCTTTTTACCGTGCTGTCGCTTTTAAGCCTCATTCCGACGCTCATTTCGCCGAATATCACGACGGCGATTGCGGCTTTTATCTTTTTAAGCCTGCTCGCCTTTATCTGCAATTTGGGATTTTCGGGGCAGGAAAACGCCGCGCAAACCTACTTTTTCGGTATGTTTCCGCAGGAAGCCGTTATAGACATGGGCGTCGTCTATTTTTTGGTTATGGGTGCCGCGGGCGCCGCCGGGTCCCTTTTGGGCGGCGTGCTGCTCGACGCTTTTAAAGACACCGGGCTTTCGTACCCCGACGTCTACCGCGTGTTTTTTGTCCTGCAAATCATTATTATCGGGATCGGCTTTTGTCTGCAGATAAAACTGAAAACCCTCGGCAGCTACAGTTTAAAAGAAGCGCTGCCGCTGTTTTTTTCGCCGCGCGATATTCGCGGGCTCGGTCTTTTATACAAGCTCGACCGCAGCAAACAGGAAAACGAACAAACGGCTTTATTGAACGAACTGCGTTTTTCAAATACGGCCGCGGCGGCTTCGCAGTTTGCCGAACTTCTCGGTTCGCCGAGCTATGCGGTACGCATGCGGGCACTGGCGGGAATGGAAAGCCTTCCTGCTTTGAATAAAGCGCTCGAAGACGCCCTGCTCCGCGAAGCCGAAGACGGAATTTTTACGACGGCGGCGAAGGCTGCACGCACATTGGGCTTGTTTAATGTAAAACGCAGCGTTCCCGTTTTAAAAAAACAAATCGGCAGCGACGATTACCTTTTGTGCGGAGAATGTATGACCGCCCTTGCGCGTATGGGCGAAACGAAATTCCAGTTGGAAATCGGGCAAAAACTTGCCTCAACAGACAACGCACACATTCTTTTAAAAGGTATACGCGCAATGGAATTGTACGCCGACTCCGCTTCCGTTTTTATTTTGCTGAACGTGCTGCGCGCGCATGCGCAAAAGAGCGACGTGCGCCACGAAGTAATGCTCGCCCTTTCGACAATCATGGGCATTTCGCAAGCATTTTACCCCTCTTACTGCCAGTATGCGGAAAATCCGGACGAAGCCGAGGTTATTTTAACCGATCTTTTTGATGAAATCTCGGCGCATAAAAAACTTGCGCAAAACGTCTTTCCGCCGCTTATCGGCGAATTTTTAAAGGATCCTGCAAAGGCCGACGAGTTTTGCCGAAATATCCGCGTGTACGCAAAGCAAAACGGCGGCGTGGTGTGCGCAACGCTTATAAGCTGCATTCCCGACGCCGAACTGACTTCATGTGACTGCTTCCGCTTTTTTTTATGTTTTTGGGTCCTTATGCTTTTGGGCAACCCGAAGCTTTTGGAAAAATAA
- a CDS encoding aminotransferase class IV yields MAFALEMYPVLYFARYNAGTKNWEEQWVTQDSVSYDELQKLAGGERERLLSARNKLPLPAVSYTSQYGYGCFEGMKAFPQKNGGVSIFRPDRNGARFENSLKGLRCPVFPHKMYVQACAEFIRRNAALGYVPRYESEWEKNDFATAKAVYVRPFMTSEGAIGVSCAKEPYVIICATTVSNYFTSGGTKAVTTKRIRATPNGTGYIKCGSNYVISALAKKEAEEQGFMEAVFLDSEHHKYLQEGSSCNIFLLLKNGTLVTPELQDTILPGITRSSIIDLARRQGIKTEERLVSIDEAMNDAAECFVSGTAAGITPIESITHNGTEAVFNNRSPGKTSLMLLKQLKGIQYGACEDTNNWNYKVL; encoded by the coding sequence ATGGCTTTTGCGCTTGAGATGTACCCCGTTTTGTATTTTGCCCGCTACAACGCCGGAACGAAAAACTGGGAAGAACAATGGGTAACGCAGGATTCGGTTTCGTACGACGAACTGCAAAAACTTGCCGGAGGCGAGCGCGAGCGGCTGCTGAGTGCGCGCAATAAACTGCCGCTTCCCGCCGTCAGCTATACGAGCCAGTACGGGTACGGCTGCTTTGAGGGCATGAAAGCTTTTCCGCAAAAAAACGGCGGCGTAAGCATCTTCCGTCCCGACCGTAACGGTGCGCGTTTTGAAAATTCGCTCAAAGGTTTGCGTTGTCCCGTTTTCCCGCACAAAATGTATGTGCAAGCCTGTGCCGAATTTATACGGCGCAATGCGGCCTTAGGCTATGTGCCGCGCTATGAAAGCGAATGGGAGAAAAACGACTTTGCAACGGCAAAGGCCGTGTACGTGCGCCCCTTTATGACAAGCGAAGGAGCGATCGGCGTATCCTGCGCAAAAGAGCCGTACGTTATTATCTGCGCAACAACCGTTTCCAATTATTTTACGAGCGGCGGTACAAAGGCCGTAACGACAAAGCGCATACGGGCAACCCCGAACGGAACCGGCTATATAAAATGCGGTTCGAACTACGTTATATCCGCGCTCGCAAAAAAGGAAGCGGAAGAGCAGGGCTTTATGGAAGCCGTCTTTTTGGATTCCGAACATCACAAATACTTACAGGAAGGCTCTTCCTGCAATATTTTCCTTTTGCTTAAAAACGGCACACTGGTAACGCCGGAACTGCAGGACACGATTTTGCCCGGCATTACGCGCTCGAGCATTATCGATTTGGCACGGCGGCAGGGTATTAAAACCGAAGAGAGGCTTGTATCGATCGACGAAGCGATGAACGATGCTGCCGAATGCTTTGTATCGGGGACGGCCGCCGGCATAACGCCGATAGAAAGCATTACGCATAACGGAACCGAAGCGGTTTTTAACAACCGCTCCCCCGGGAAAACATCGCTTATGCTGCTTAAACAACTGAAAGGCATTCAGTACGGCGCTTGCGAAGACACGAACAATTGGAACTATAAAGTATTGTAA
- a CDS encoding sugar ABC transporter substrate-binding protein: MKKISVCISVACIISSILFANGQKDASGAKTKPVAIAMCIHSTDNAYWNEEAEGGKLFAASLPAGSAEVQVLTCDGDDAKQLSGIKAFIAAHGKNSILYVDPSNAPNTAAIAELCEEAGVYWVSVWHLAKGLDPTTYKYYVAHSTVDGVAQGYNIAKAMFKEFKTPGKGKILALQGQLGNDSAVERYQGLKNALAENPGVTLLDTQVADWNPQKALTIVETWLSKYTDIDGIWCANDGMALGTLQALKAKGLNGKVKVVGVDGIPEAIEAIEAGDMVCTVANNGYLQGGYMTALAYAAYTGKINPAKMPVEKRLFTTKAEFVDKNNVAQFRKNFMSGKPSYDFNNLDYPIAGTFKIKK; encoded by the coding sequence ATGAAAAAAATTTCGGTGTGTATTTCGGTTGCTTGCATTATATCAAGCATTTTGTTCGCAAACGGACAAAAAGATGCCTCGGGAGCAAAAACCAAACCCGTTGCAATAGCAATGTGCATCCATTCCACGGATAACGCTTATTGGAACGAAGAAGCCGAAGGCGGCAAACTCTTTGCCGCTTCTTTGCCGGCGGGAAGCGCGGAAGTACAGGTACTTACCTGCGACGGAGACGATGCCAAACAGTTAAGCGGTATAAAAGCTTTTATCGCCGCTCACGGCAAAAACTCGATTTTGTACGTCGATCCGAGCAATGCCCCGAACACCGCGGCAATTGCCGAATTGTGCGAAGAAGCCGGCGTTTACTGGGTAAGCGTGTGGCACTTGGCCAAGGGTCTCGACCCGACAACGTATAAATACTACGTTGCTCACTCAACGGTAGACGGCGTTGCGCAGGGGTACAATATTGCAAAGGCTATGTTTAAAGAATTTAAAACACCCGGCAAAGGCAAAATTTTGGCGCTCCAAGGACAGCTCGGAAACGATTCGGCCGTTGAACGGTATCAGGGCTTAAAAAACGCATTGGCGGAAAATCCCGGCGTTACTCTGCTCGATACTCAAGTTGCGGATTGGAATCCTCAAAAAGCGTTAACGATAGTTGAAACGTGGCTTTCAAAATATACCGATATAGACGGTATATGGTGTGCAAACGACGGCATGGCATTGGGCACTCTGCAAGCTTTAAAAGCCAAAGGCTTAAACGGCAAAGTAAAGGTTGTCGGCGTTGACGGCATTCCCGAAGCTATTGAAGCGATCGAAGCCGGCGATATGGTGTGCACGGTTGCAAACAACGGTTACCTGCAGGGCGGCTATATGACCGCTTTGGCATATGCGGCGTACACCGGTAAAATCAACCCCGCCAAGATGCCGGTCGAAAAAAGACTGTTTACGACAAAGGCGGAATTTGTGGATAAAAACAACGTAGCGCAATTCAGAAAGAATTTTATGTCGGGCAAACCGTCTTACGATTTTAACAATTTGGATTATCCGATTGCGGGAACATTCAAAATAAAAAAATAA
- a CDS encoding ABC transporter permease, whose product MNTVTNGASTVAEEFKLKIIEERKKNRIINTAPFIIFVILVIAVSVCVDGFFTYNNFISILYQIATPLVLSVGLTFVIILGSIDLSVEGVMGFVGSFIAMLVMNSKNSINLGLLGVAIALCVGSLVGTLTGVLHVKLKIPSFMVTFGMASVMTGFGVLTYMGRPASIRDPAFEYIAQGSLLGIPYLTWFSFVIFAAAFVIQEYTAFGRHIFAIGENEAVLRTTGINVDKTKILVFTWSAFCSSIAGLFGVLRLNRGEVTIGTGYLFTTITAVAVGGTALWGGKGGVLQSLVGVLIVVVIQSAMILQGINPYVQSAVQGILIIAAVSLTVVRGRKIIIK is encoded by the coding sequence GTGAATACCGTTACAAACGGCGCTTCAACAGTTGCCGAAGAGTTTAAATTAAAAATAATCGAAGAGCGAAAAAAGAACAGAATTATCAATACGGCTCCCTTTATCATTTTTGTTATTTTAGTTATAGCCGTGTCCGTATGCGTAGACGGTTTTTTTACGTATAATAATTTTATCAGTATTTTGTACCAAATAGCCACTCCGCTGGTGCTTTCCGTCGGCTTAACCTTTGTTATTATTTTAGGCAGCATAGACCTTTCCGTTGAAGGGGTTATGGGATTTGTGGGCTCTTTTATCGCAATGCTCGTTATGAATTCAAAGAATTCCATAAATCTCGGTTTGCTCGGAGTCGCCATAGCTCTGTGCGTCGGATCGCTGGTAGGCACTTTAACCGGCGTACTGCATGTGAAGCTTAAAATTCCCTCTTTTATGGTAACATTCGGCATGGCAAGCGTAATGACCGGATTCGGCGTTTTAACCTATATGGGACGTCCCGCTTCCATACGGGATCCCGCATTTGAATATATTGCCCAAGGAAGCCTTTTAGGCATTCCGTATTTAACATGGTTTTCTTTTGTGATTTTTGCCGCAGCTTTTGTAATTCAGGAATACACCGCTTTCGGCCGCCATATTTTCGCCATAGGCGAAAACGAAGCCGTTTTGCGCACGACGGGGATAAATGTCGATAAAACAAAAATTTTAGTGTTTACGTGGAGCGCTTTTTGTTCCAGTATTGCAGGCCTTTTCGGTGTTTTGCGTTTAAACCGGGGCGAAGTTACCATAGGCACCGGCTATCTTTTTACGACCATTACGGCGGTTGCCGTCGGAGGAACCGCGTTATGGGGCGGAAAAGGCGGCGTTTTGCAATCCTTAGTCGGAGTTCTTATCGTAGTTGTCATTCAATCGGCTATGATTTTACAGGGCATCAATCCGTATGTGCAGTCGGCAGTACAAGGCATATTGATTATCGCGGCGGTTTCTCTGACCGTCGTTCGCGGCAGAAAAATTATTATAAAGTAA
- a CDS encoding sugar ABC transporter ATP-binding protein, protein MEENILFEVSGVGKKYGNTSVLNDIDLYVKKGEVLGLIGENGAGKSTLLKLIAGVEEATSGKMKMNGAPYTCANPVQANKQGVGMVFQEQSLIKNLTAGQNIFLGREKKYKKFGLINWKALYADAKSILSEENIDPTVKISALDFAARQMVEIDKVFNIVQEYKKNGTLILLDEPTSVLSETEIEKLFKKIELLKAAGNSVIFVSHRLNEVIAISDRIYVFKDGAKVAEVNKAEATEKLLQEKMVGRSTSEEYFKINRQKTPDKEVVLEVKNLGQKGAFKDVNFKLHKGEILGMCGVVGSGKESVCSVILGDEDFSEGEILLHGVLQRFKSPADALKKGILSIPKERREEGILGIRSIIENISLSNFRPVMKHSLISKKLQIAHAQEWVQKLGIKCASVFENAETLSGGNAQKVVFARVIASEADIIILDHPTRGVDVGAKEEIYDLIRDIADKGVAVIMLGDTLDECIGMSNRLLVMKDGIVTQEFDAGAHNKPEQVDIVRFMM, encoded by the coding sequence ATGGAAGAAAACATATTATTTGAAGTATCTGGCGTGGGCAAAAAATACGGAAACACAAGCGTATTGAACGATATCGACCTGTATGTAAAAAAGGGCGAAGTGCTCGGATTGATCGGCGAAAACGGCGCAGGTAAATCCACCTTACTCAAACTAATCGCCGGAGTTGAAGAAGCCACATCGGGAAAAATGAAAATGAACGGCGCGCCCTATACATGCGCCAATCCCGTACAGGCGAACAAACAGGGTGTCGGTATGGTTTTTCAAGAACAATCGTTAATAAAAAACCTTACTGCGGGACAAAACATCTTTCTCGGCCGCGAAAAAAAATACAAAAAATTCGGCCTTATAAATTGGAAGGCACTGTATGCCGACGCCAAAAGTATTTTAAGCGAAGAAAACATCGACCCGACGGTAAAAATTTCGGCACTGGATTTTGCCGCGCGTCAAATGGTCGAAATAGATAAGGTTTTTAATATCGTACAGGAATATAAAAAAAACGGAACGCTCATATTGTTGGACGAGCCGACTTCCGTCTTAAGCGAAACCGAAATAGAAAAACTGTTCAAAAAAATCGAGCTTTTAAAGGCGGCGGGCAATTCCGTTATTTTCGTTTCGCACCGCTTAAACGAAGTTATCGCCATAAGCGACCGGATTTACGTTTTTAAAGACGGGGCAAAGGTTGCCGAAGTAAACAAAGCCGAAGCAACCGAAAAACTGCTTCAGGAAAAAATGGTCGGCCGCTCGACAAGCGAAGAATACTTTAAAATCAATCGGCAAAAAACGCCGGACAAAGAAGTTGTACTTGAAGTTAAAAATCTCGGCCAAAAGGGGGCGTTTAAAGACGTCAACTTTAAACTGCACAAAGGCGAAATCTTGGGCATGTGCGGTGTTGTCGGCTCCGGAAAAGAAAGCGTCTGTTCGGTTATTTTAGGTGATGAAGATTTTTCCGAAGGAGAAATCTTGCTGCACGGAGTTTTGCAGCGTTTTAAATCCCCTGCCGACGCGTTAAAAAAGGGAATTTTATCGATTCCGAAAGAACGGCGCGAAGAAGGAATTCTCGGCATCCGCAGCATCATCGAAAACATCAGCCTTTCGAATTTCCGCCCCGTAATGAAGCATTCGCTTATCTCAAAAAAACTGCAAATCGCTCATGCGCAGGAATGGGTTCAAAAACTCGGCATAAAATGTGCGTCCGTTTTTGAAAACGCCGAAACCTTAAGCGGCGGCAATGCACAAAAAGTCGTTTTTGCGCGTGTCATCGCAAGCGAAGCCGACATCATTATTTTGGATCATCCCACGCGCGGTGTCGATGTCGGTGCAAAGGAAGAGATTTACGATTTGATTAGAGATATAGCCGACAAAGGTGTTGCGGTTATTATGCTCGGGGACACGCTCGACGAATGCATCGGAATGAGCAACCGATTATTGGTTATGAAAGACGGCATCGTAACGCAGGAATTCGACGCCGGCGCACACAACAAACCGGAACAAGTCGATATCGTTCGGTTTATGATGTAA
- a CDS encoding ABC transporter permease has product MSLIKKSTVMNLFSTISIVFMILLFTLLKPSFLGPLNIKNILTDSAPLLVVATGVTFVLLIGSVDLSVGAICSCSCVFTGLWIAKFGNAIIPLVLLFGIACGLLNGILFTKLKIPSFIVTLCTMNIWNCVALLISKGRPEGIPIEKWGLIRWAKISWGIIPFLFVLALVFLALFYLVQTKTPLGKSIYAAGANQRAARIAGINIIKATLFPFVFSGVGAALAGIFYTLILKSSLPTIGNPLTLTAMAAVALGGTPLTGGRGSVLRTVLGVFLVMIIENGLNVIAVDAFWQQIVFGTIVIFAVYLNSDKNIRGLIVK; this is encoded by the coding sequence ATGAGTTTAATAAAAAAAAGCACGGTGATGAACCTTTTCAGTACGATATCCATCGTTTTTATGATATTGCTGTTTACCCTGCTCAAACCCAGTTTTTTGGGGCCGCTCAACATAAAAAATATTTTAACCGATTCGGCCCCGCTGTTGGTTGTTGCAACGGGCGTTACCTTTGTGTTATTGATAGGTTCGGTTGACTTGTCGGTAGGCGCCATATGTTCCTGCTCATGCGTTTTTACGGGATTGTGGATTGCAAAATTCGGCAACGCAATTATTCCGCTGGTACTGCTTTTCGGCATAGCATGCGGCTTACTCAACGGCATATTGTTTACAAAGCTGAAAATCCCTTCTTTTATTGTTACCCTGTGTACGATGAATATATGGAACTGCGTAGCGCTTTTGATATCGAAGGGGCGTCCCGAAGGCATTCCCATTGAAAAATGGGGACTTATCCGCTGGGCAAAAATCTCATGGGGAATTATTCCGTTTTTGTTTGTTCTTGCCCTCGTTTTTCTTGCACTATTTTATCTTGTGCAAACAAAAACGCCGCTGGGAAAATCGATTTATGCCGCAGGCGCCAACCAGCGCGCCGCACGGATTGCCGGAATCAATATTATAAAAGCAACGCTGTTCCCCTTTGTTTTTTCGGGTGTAGGCGCCGCTCTTGCAGGCATTTTTTATACGCTCATATTAAAAAGCAGTTTGCCGACCATCGGCAACCCTTTAACCTTAACGGCAATGGCTGCGGTTGCTTTAGGCGGCACGCCTTTAACCGGAGGAAGAGGAAGCGTTTTAAGAACGGTATTGGGAGTGTTCCTCGTTATGATTATTGAAAACGGCTTAAATGTCATTGCGGTAGACGCTTTTTGGCAGCAGATTGTTTTCGGTACAATCGTGATCTTTGCCGTATATCTTAATTCCGATAAAAATATTCGAGGCTTAATTGTAAAATAA